In a genomic window of Opisthocomus hoazin isolate bOpiHoa1 chromosome 19, bOpiHoa1.hap1, whole genome shotgun sequence:
- the SURF6 gene encoding surfeit locus protein 6, giving the protein MASLAAQDSYLQGLARRVCAPSAPEPRKRKLVSKPGQPEDAGRQLKKKRKKLRKQASKTKAPSVKQAVSGTNKPTPGQKAAPQASKSSPQGVTQSRNESLVTGSKSDLGSLSFSAMNLLRQRLHEKIKKASGQDDAKELSPAVLEKRQRRKYERERKKRRRKELKMKAKMEKKETEEVPVEPESKKEESTAGIVFNRVQVHEENELNKIQKKKEKRKAVKGNITPLTGKNYKQLLGRLETRKNKLEELKDKDQQKAQELEKKMKWTNALYKAEGVKIRDNEERLKEALKRKEKRKAQRQRQWEKRTEKVVEKMQQRQEKRRKNIQKKKKEKIEKKKARARKKGRVLPEDLKKAGLK; this is encoded by the exons ATGGCCAGCCTGGCCGCGCAGGACTCCTACCTGCAGGGCCTGGCGCGGCGGGTCTGCGCACCCAGCGCCCCGGAGCCGCGCAAGAGGAAACTCG TGTCTAAGCCAGGCCAGCCCGAGGATGCTGGTAGGCAGctcaagaagaagaggaagaagctcaGGAAGCAAGCCAGCAAGACAAAGGCTCCTTCAGTCAAACAGGCGGTCTCTGGCACCAACAAACCTACTCCAGGACAGAAAGCAGCCCCTCAGGCCAGCAAATCATCTCCTCAGGGTGTGACCCAGAGCAGAAATGAGAGTTTGGTTACAG GGAGCAAAAGTGACCTGGGCTCGCTTTCTTTTTCCGCGATGAATCTCTTGCGTCAAAGACTACATGAGAAGATTAAAAAAGCTTCTGGACAA GATGATGCCAAAGAATTATCCCCTGCAGTCCTGGAGAAGAGGCAGCGAAGGAAGtacgagagagagagaaagaagcgACGAAGAAAAGAGTTGAAGATGAAGgcaaaaatggagaagaaagaaactGAGGAGGTACCGGTAGAGCCAGAAAGCAAAAAGGAGGAGAGCACAGCTGGGATTGTCTTTAACAGAGTCCAGGTCCACGAAGAGAATGAGTTGAACAAGAtccagaagaagaaagagaagaggaaagcagtGAAAGGCAATATCACTCCTCTGACGGGCAAAAACTacaagcagctgctgggcaggctggagaccAGGAAGAACAAGCTGGAGGAACTCAAAGATAAGGACCAGCAGAAAGCTCAGGAACTAGAGAAGAAGATGAAATGGACAAATGCTCTCTACAAGGCGGAAGGCGTGAAGATTCGCGACAACGAGGAGCGGCTGAAAGAAGCTCTGAAGCGTAAGGAGAAGCGTAAAGCGCAGCGCCAACGGCAGTGGGAGAAGCGGACAGAAAAGGTGGTGGAAAAGATGCAACAGCGGCAGGAGAAGCGTCGCAAGAACattcagaagaagaagaaggagaagataGAGAAGAAGAAAGCCAGGGCCCGGAAGAAGGGCCGTGTTCTGCCAGAGGACTTGAAAAAGGCCGGGCTGAAGTGA
- the MED22 gene encoding mediator of RNA polymerase II transcription subunit 22 isoform X2, with product MAQQRVLPQSKETLLQSYNKRLKDDVKSIMDNFTEIIKTAKIEDETQVSRATQGEQDNYEMHVRAANIVRAGESLMKLVSDLKQFLILNDFPSVNEAINQRNQQLRSLQEECDKKLIALRDEISIDLYELEEEYYSSSLCDSNDLPLCEAYWREEFDTLSPESFPMPLAAAAAEQSVAPSQSSTPSHPHVNGHGAGPAEHS from the exons ATGGCGCAGCAGCGGGTGCTGCCGCAGAGCAAGGAGACCCTGCTGCAGTCCTACAACAAGCGCCTCAAGGACGACGTCAAGTCCATCATGGACAACTTCACCGAAATCATCAAGACGGCCAAG attgaGGATGAAACTCAAGTGTCTCGAGCAACCCAGGGCGAACAAGATAACTATGAGATGCATGTCAGAGCTGCAAACATA GTCCGCGCTGGTGAGTCCCTGATGAAACTTGTGTCTGACCTGAAGCAGTTCTTGATCCTCAATGATTTCCCCTCTGTGAATGAAGCTATCAACCAGCGCAACCAGCAGCTGAGAAGCTTGCAGGAGGAATGTGACAAGAAGTTGATTGCACTGCGGGATGAGATCTCCATTGACCTGTACGAGCTAGAAGAAGAATATTACTCTTCCAG TCTGTGTGACAGCAATGACCTTCCACTGTGTGAAGCCTACTGGAGAGAAGAGTTTGACACGCTGTCCCCCGAAAGCTTCCCCATGCCTCTGGCAGCTGCCGCGGCAGAGCAGAGCGTTGCTCCCTCGCAGAGCTCAACCCCATCGCACCCGCACGTGAACGGGCACGGGGCAGGCCCCGCCGAGCACTCCTGA
- the MED22 gene encoding mediator of RNA polymerase II transcription subunit 22 isoform X1: MAQQRVLPQSKETLLQSYNKRLKDDVKSIMDNFTEIIKTAKIEDETQVSRATQGEQDNYEMHVRAANIVRAGESLMKLVSDLKQFLILNDFPSVNEAINQRNQQLRSLQEECDKKLIALRDEISIDLYELEEEYYSSSYSLCDSNDLPLCEAYWREEFDTLSPESFPMPLAAAAAEQSVAPSQSSTPSHPHVNGHGAGPAEHS; this comes from the exons ATGGCGCAGCAGCGGGTGCTGCCGCAGAGCAAGGAGACCCTGCTGCAGTCCTACAACAAGCGCCTCAAGGACGACGTCAAGTCCATCATGGACAACTTCACCGAAATCATCAAGACGGCCAAG attgaGGATGAAACTCAAGTGTCTCGAGCAACCCAGGGCGAACAAGATAACTATGAGATGCATGTCAGAGCTGCAAACATA GTCCGCGCTGGTGAGTCCCTGATGAAACTTGTGTCTGACCTGAAGCAGTTCTTGATCCTCAATGATTTCCCCTCTGTGAATGAAGCTATCAACCAGCGCAACCAGCAGCTGAGAAGCTTGCAGGAGGAATGTGACAAGAAGTTGATTGCACTGCGGGATGAGATCTCCATTGACCTGTACGAGCTAGAAGAAGAATATTACTCTTCCAG CTACAGTCTGTGTGACAGCAATGACCTTCCACTGTGTGAAGCCTACTGGAGAGAAGAGTTTGACACGCTGTCCCCCGAAAGCTTCCCCATGCCTCTGGCAGCTGCCGCGGCAGAGCAGAGCGTTGCTCCCTCGCAGAGCTCAACCCCATCGCACCCGCACGTGAACGGGCACGGGGCAGGCCCCGCCGAGCACTCCTGA